In Spirochaeta lutea, the sequence TGGGTACGACCAGAACCATTCCAATCCCCATATTAAAGACTTTCCGCATTTCTGTCGTTTCAATGTTGCCCAGGTTCTGCAATTCAGAGAATATGTGCGGCACCGGCCAATCCCATAAAAAGGATGGTATTAGTCCTTGGGGAAGAATCCGTTGGGTGTTGGCTACCAAACCGCCGCCAGTGATGTGGGCGGCTCCAGAAATTAAACCTTCGGAGATAATTTTTTTGAGTTGGCGAACGTAGATGATGGTTGGTACAAGAAGCTGTTCCCACAGGTCATCCCGCGATTCAGGGATAATCTTCCTTGCCAGGGAAAGGCCATTGGAATGAATTCCCGAAGAGGGGAGTGAAAAGAGACTGTCTCCAGGATTCATTGCATTGAGGTTAGGAAGCATCTTATCTGCATCAACTATACCGGTTGAAAATCCTGCTAGGTCAAAATCACTATGCTGGTAAAGATCCGGCATCTCGGCTGTCTCACCCCCGGCGAGAACGCATTGCGCATCCTCGCAGCCCTTAATGATACCGTCAATTATTTGCTTTAATTGGTCCTCTTGTATTGCACCGGTTGCGATGTAGTCGAGAAATACCAGGGGTTCTGCACCGCACACGATAAGATCGTTCACACACATAGCCACAAGGTCAATTCCAAGGGTGTCGAAGCGATTGAGCCGCTGGGCGACCAGCAGTTTTGTTCCTACACCATCCGTGGCCGAAAGAAGTACCGGTCGTTTATATTTCGTGGTATCAATTTCAATGCCGCCGGCAAACCCGCCAATACCCCGGGATACAGCAGGGGACTTAACGGAGCCAATGTACCGTGCAAAGGCATCGCCCTTCTCGATATCAACACCGGCTTCTTGGTAACTTTTTGGTTTCATTGATGTTCCTTTGTGTCTCGTAGGGTACGTTCTCTTTCTGTTTGTTTCAAGGGGACGCGGATGGGGTACTCCCCGGTAAAACAGGCGAAACAATAGCTTTCGGGGCTATCGAGGCTATGCTGCAAATCTTCGATGGTAAGAAATGTTACGCTATCAGCATCGATGAAATTCGCTATTTCATCGGGGGTAAGGGTATTTGAAATGAGTTCCTGTCTGGTCGGGATATCGATACCGAAGAAACAGGGCCATCGAATTTCTGGGGATGACAATCGGAGATGGACCTCCCGTGCCCCAGCTTCCTTCATTAGTTTTACAAGGATCTTTGCGGTTGTTCCCCGTACAAGAGAATCATCTACTAAAATAATTCGTTTTCCGGCAATTGTCTTTCTAACCGGATGTAGCTTCATGCGTACAACTAATTCACGTTCAGCGGTGGTTGGCATGATAAAGCTTCTCCCGGTGTAGTGATTCCTCGTCATACCGAGTTCAAAGGGGAGTCCAGCTTGCTCTGCATAGCCGAGGGCGGCGGAATTTCCTGAATCAGGTACGGGTACGACGATGGTGTCTTCCTTCCCTGTTTGGGCAAAAAATTCTTCGTCCCGAATAGCAAGTTCTTTCCCTAGTTTTTTGCGCTGGTGATACACATTGATGTTATACACATCTGAATCCGGTCTGGCAAAATAGATTAACTCGAATGCACAGTGGTTCCGTTTTTTCGGGGTCAGAAAACTACTCCTGCTCCCGTATTGATCGGTGATTATTATCTCTCCGGGTTCAACCTCACGGTAATCAGTGATTTGTAAAATATCCAATGCACAGGTTTCAGAGCCAACTACGGTCATTCCATCCTTTTTCCCTATGTACAACGGCCGGAAACCCCAGGGATCCCTCACCGTTATCATAGTGTCATCGTGGAGGAGCACCAAGGAATATGCACCCTCAATTTTTTGTAACGACTCAACCAACGCTTCCTGAAAGGTGGGTTTCCGGGAGTGGCTGATCATATGCAAAATGAGTTCAGAGTCAGAAGTCGTTTGAAAAATCGCTCCGGCTGAGACCAGTTCCTCTTTCAAGGGTTGCGTATTGGTCAGATTGCCGTTGTGCGCCAGGGCAATATCCCCCTTATTGCAGGAAACAAGGAGCGGCTGAGCATTTTCAAGTTTATTTCCCCCATGGGTGGAATAGCGCACATGCCCGATACCACAATGACTCATCCGTTCTCCGTCAAGGTATTTTGATAGGACCTGAGATACCATCCCTAAATCTCTATAAGAAACGGTTTTATCTTCCTTGCGGTATGCGATGCCGGCACTCTCCTGGCCCCGGTGTTGTAGACTAAACAGGGGAAAAAAGAGTTTAACCGGTATATTTGTAAGGGATTCCGAAAAAACACCCGCTACACCGCAGTAATGGCCAAGCTTTTCTTCATGTATCATGATTTGGATTTCCTGGTTAATAGGTCTCGGGGAGTGTATAGCACCCGAGATAGCCAGAGGTCAAGGCTATCTCGGGAGTGTTTACCCAAGTTGATCAGGAAAAGGACCGGCACCCCAGGAATGTAACTACCCTCAGGGGATGCCAGATGGAGCTCCGAGGGATTAACTTGTCGGAACCGTACTGCTTGGGCATGGTGTGCTGTCCCATGACGACCCCAGAGCTGGTACCGATCTAAGCTCTGCTAGAGTTGGAAGAGCCGTTTTGCGTTGAGGAAGGTCTGTTCAGCGAATTCCTCGGGATCCAGCCCGCGAAGGGATGCTAGGTATTCTGCGGTGGAATGAAGATAGCTCGGCCGGTTTCTCTTGCCCCGGTACTCAGCCGGTACCATGAAGGGGCTCTCGGACTCAATAACAAGCTGTTCAATGGGAATGTTCTTAGCAGTTTCGTGGAGATTTCTAGCATTTCTATAGGTGGCATTTCCGGCAAAAGAAATGTACATACCAAGATCAATTGCTTTCTTCGCAAACTCCCAGTCCTCGGAATAACAGTGCAGAACCCCACCTCTAGTCGGTCTCCGGGTGGAAAGAATATCCAAGATATCCTTGCCTGCATCACGGTTATGGATAATAACAGGCAGATTGTACTTATCAGCAATTTCGAGTTGGCGAATAAATAATTCGATCTGGGAGTTTTTATTACCAAACTTACGGTAGTAGTCCAGGCCTGTTTCACCGATGGCAACAACACGTTCCTGCTTCACACCGGAATCAATTTTCGCTTCCCAGTCAATCCCGGGATTTTGAACCTCCGAAGGAGAGACTCCCACGGCGTGATAGACATGCGTCGCAGTACGTAGATTTTCATACACCACGAAGAAATCGTGGAGGTTATTGCAAATGCTTATTATACCCTCTACCCCTTGCTGCCGGGCTTCTTGAGTAATAATTAACTGTTCAATCGGGTCTTCGTGAATCAACCCGATATGGGCGTGAGTATCAAATAGTTTCATGGCTTTTTCCAAATCTGAAAGGATATACAAAAGACATTAGCATGCCGATACTATAACGTCAACAGAATGTTCCATTTGACAATTTTAATTTATTCATGGTAGGGTTTTACAGAATGGCCGGAAAAAGAGGGAAATCTTCCAGTAAGAAACGACACGTATTTCTCAGCCTCAAGGAGGCACTGGGAAAGCTGTTTTCTCATAAATTTACCGTGATGGTCATTCCCCACTCAGAAAAAAAGGTTGTAAATCTTCAGATTAATACCCTCTTCTTTACTTTTTCCTGCCTGACCCTTGTATCCCTCATCATCGGATTCGTAGTTCTTTCTACAGATTACGCGGCATCTCAGCAGGAGACCCTGGTGGAAACCGTGAACTTTGAAACTGCTCAAGCTAACCTGGATTCTGTGGTAGATGAGGTTTCAGAGTTGATAAAGGTATATAGGGTTTTTGAAAATGCAATGCAGTCAACCCTAGGGGAATTAAACATCGCAACCCGAGAGGATGAAGGTTTTTCTGGATCCGGTGATATTTCGAGTATTCTGGATTTAGAAGAGGTGCAGGGTAGCACCCCTCGGGAGGTGTTTGATGTACGACGCCTCAGAAGTTCACTCTCCGATGCCATTGAGCCTGTCAATCAGATCGCGGATATTTTGTCTGCCGAGAAGCAACTCCTCTCAGATATTCCTACCCTTTGGCCGGTGGTCGGTGGTAGAAACGCACTTACCATGGAATTCGGTCCAAATGAGCATCCCATCCGTGATGAATGGTACCTTCATAAGGGGGCGGATATTGCGGGACCAATAGGTCTTCCCATCGTGGCAGCGGCAAACGGCAAGGTCGTGGAGTCTAGATTGGATCAGATTTCCGGTTACGGAAATATGATAATCATTGAACATAAGTACGGGTTCCGTACCCGGTATAGCCATATGAGTAGAAGGTTGGTAAGTGAAGGTCAGGAGGTGTACCAGGGGCAGCAGATTGGTCTGCTTGGCAACACGGGATTATCTTCGGGACCGCATCTGGACTTTCAGGTTATGCTTGGAACTGAGGTTCTAGATCCCACAACCTTCCTTAGTATTAAAAATGATTTTGCCCGATGGCTCGGTAACAGGTAAGTCCCCCACATGTCTGATGTTATTCCCGAAGAACAGATTGTAAATTCGATTATCGGACCCGGTAGTAAGTTCAAGGGCGATATAGTTGTCCATGGACTCATACGGATTGATGGTGATTTTAGCGGTACCATAAAAACCAAGGGTAAGATTCTGGTGGGCCAGTACGGGAGAGTGGATGGCGCCCTGTCGGGACGTATTGTGGTGGTTGGTGGTATAGTACGGGGTAATATTTACGCTGAAGGGAAGGTAATTATTCTCGCTGACTCTGTAGTGATCGGAAATATCCATTCCCCCAGAATCGTTGTGGAAGAGACAGGCATACTGCATGGTCATTTGGTCATCTCGGGTGTCCGTAGGTCTGATACACCGGCGTATCCTAAAAGCAAGGCTCAATCCGATGCCAATAAAAAAAGCCGGTCAATGGCAACATCTGAAGAAAAAAAGCATGCTGAAAAACGGCGGTGGAAGGTTTTTTCACCCCGGGAGTAGAAGTAATTACCAAGTCTGGTAAGGGGTTCCGCGTTCAACCGGGTCCCGCGGTCGAAAGATGTAACCATGCATCGATTGAGCCGACGGGTTCTGGGGGGCGTACTTTTCCCACTCTTGCGCATTCCACTTGCATATAAATTTTCAATTGGCTTAGTGATCAAAAACTTTTCTTAGTGCGCAAAAGGTTGTAAACTACGCCAGATATAGCGGAGCAACCGAGAATTCGACCCATGGGTGGTGTCGTCGGGGTGAAGAGTTACAACCTTTTGCGTGCTATAACCGGTTTTCCGGGAGGGTGTTTGTCATGGAGAGAATTGATGGGGGTCCTGGGCAGTTTTTATTCCGGCCAGATGTACCCCATGAGACGGAAAAGAAGACAAAAAAGAAGGGTGAGACGCGGAAAAAGTCGGGTTTTTTTTCCCTCGTTTCTCGTCCGGACGAGCATGAATTAGAATCCTTTGATTTATTACCTTCGGAATTAAAAGCTTCCATACAGGCAGCTCCTTCTCTTGATGCTTGGCTTTCTGGGACAATCGATACCATTCATACCCATGGCGATGCCTTGGCAAAATATCCAAGCAGAGAAAATCTCGCCCTGTACCGGAGGGCAGTCTCCGATTTTTTGAAGGTAATTGCAAAACGTACCTACCGTGCGGAAGATAATCTTGGTCATCGATCC encodes:
- a CDS encoding TatD family hydrolase; amino-acid sequence: MKLFDTHAHIGLIHEDPIEQLIITQEARQQGVEGIISICNNLHDFFVVYENLRTATHVYHAVGVSPSEVQNPGIDWEAKIDSGVKQERVVAIGETGLDYYRKFGNKNSQIELFIRQLEIADKYNLPVIIHNRDAGKDILDILSTRRPTRGGVLHCYSEDWEFAKKAIDLGMYISFAGNATYRNARNLHETAKNIPIEQLVIESESPFMVPAEYRGKRNRPSYLHSTAEYLASLRGLDPEEFAEQTFLNAKRLFQL
- a CDS encoding M23 family metallopeptidase; this encodes MAGKRGKSSSKKRHVFLSLKEALGKLFSHKFTVMVIPHSEKKVVNLQINTLFFTFSCLTLVSLIIGFVVLSTDYAASQQETLVETVNFETAQANLDSVVDEVSELIKVYRVFENAMQSTLGELNIATREDEGFSGSGDISSILDLEEVQGSTPREVFDVRRLRSSLSDAIEPVNQIADILSAEKQLLSDIPTLWPVVGGRNALTMEFGPNEHPIRDEWYLHKGADIAGPIGLPIVAAANGKVVESRLDQISGYGNMIIIEHKYGFRTRYSHMSRRLVSEGQEVYQGQQIGLLGNTGLSSGPHLDFQVMLGTEVLDPTTFLSIKNDFARWLGNR
- a CDS encoding bactofilin family protein, yielding MSDVIPEEQIVNSIIGPGSKFKGDIVVHGLIRIDGDFSGTIKTKGKILVGQYGRVDGALSGRIVVVGGIVRGNIYAEGKVIILADSVVIGNIHSPRIVVEETGILHGHLVISGVRRSDTPAYPKSKAQSDANKKSRSMATSEEKKHAEKRRWKVFSPRE
- the purF gene encoding amidophosphoribosyltransferase — its product is MIHEEKLGHYCGVAGVFSESLTNIPVKLFFPLFSLQHRGQESAGIAYRKEDKTVSYRDLGMVSQVLSKYLDGERMSHCGIGHVRYSTHGGNKLENAQPLLVSCNKGDIALAHNGNLTNTQPLKEELVSAGAIFQTTSDSELILHMISHSRKPTFQEALVESLQKIEGAYSLVLLHDDTMITVRDPWGFRPLYIGKKDGMTVVGSETCALDILQITDYREVEPGEIIITDQYGSRSSFLTPKKRNHCAFELIYFARPDSDVYNINVYHQRKKLGKELAIRDEEFFAQTGKEDTIVVPVPDSGNSAALGYAEQAGLPFELGMTRNHYTGRSFIMPTTAERELVVRMKLHPVRKTIAGKRIILVDDSLVRGTTAKILVKLMKEAGAREVHLRLSSPEIRWPCFFGIDIPTRQELISNTLTPDEIANFIDADSVTFLTIEDLQHSLDSPESYCFACFTGEYPIRVPLKQTERERTLRDTKEHQ
- a CDS encoding YaaR family protein, with product MERIDGGPGQFLFRPDVPHETEKKTKKKGETRKKSGFFSLVSRPDEHELESFDLLPSELKASIQAAPSLDAWLSGTIDTIHTHGDALAKYPSRENLALYRRAVSDFLKVIAKRTYRAEDNLGHRSLVDQKKYTVIKLVDQRLEKLALGILQEQRGNLQILAQIEEINGMLFDLLQ
- the purM gene encoding phosphoribosylformylglycinamidine cyclo-ligase encodes the protein MKPKSYQEAGVDIEKGDAFARYIGSVKSPAVSRGIGGFAGGIEIDTTKYKRPVLLSATDGVGTKLLVAQRLNRFDTLGIDLVAMCVNDLIVCGAEPLVFLDYIATGAIQEDQLKQIIDGIIKGCEDAQCVLAGGETAEMPDLYQHSDFDLAGFSTGIVDADKMLPNLNAMNPGDSLFSLPSSGIHSNGLSLARKIIPESRDDLWEQLLVPTIIYVRQLKKIISEGLISGAAHITGGGLVANTQRILPQGLIPSFLWDWPVPHIFSELQNLGNIETTEMRKVFNMGIGMVLVVPKAKTQDFQSFCERTQIETRCIGELVHG